In Neorhodopirellula lusitana, the following are encoded in one genomic region:
- a CDS encoding adenosine kinase yields MSHDVYAVGNALVDIQAQVDDALLTKLAFDKGIMTLVDDDRQASVLSNFDLPSLHRCAGGSAANTIAAVADFGGKAAFVGKIGDDDTGKFFLEDLRNLGVTIDVDPLPDAPTGTCAVLITDDAQRTMLTNLGASAKLSEVDIDEAAIQNAKYVYIEGYLFTGEDTKAAAYRAMDLAVKNNIKIAFTASDPFLVNMMREEIWDMIRGPVDLFFCNEEEARSLTGLEDPIACANKIHESAENVAMTLGEKGSILMHGGEAIPIEGVSVKAIDTTGAGDMYAGGILYGITNGLTWHQSGHLASHAAARVVGQLGARLANKFTTDEMKQFTTV; encoded by the coding sequence ATGTCTCACGATGTTTACGCCGTCGGCAACGCCCTCGTTGATATTCAAGCTCAAGTCGACGACGCCTTGTTGACCAAACTCGCGTTTGACAAGGGTATCATGACCCTGGTTGACGATGACCGCCAAGCATCCGTGCTGAGCAACTTCGACCTACCGTCACTGCATCGCTGTGCTGGTGGATCGGCCGCCAATACAATCGCCGCGGTGGCGGATTTCGGTGGCAAGGCAGCCTTCGTGGGCAAGATTGGTGACGATGACACCGGCAAGTTCTTCCTAGAAGACCTTCGTAATCTGGGAGTCACGATCGACGTGGATCCGCTTCCCGATGCCCCCACTGGAACCTGCGCGGTTTTGATCACCGATGACGCTCAGCGAACGATGCTCACCAACCTGGGCGCCTCCGCCAAGCTTTCAGAAGTCGACATTGACGAAGCCGCCATCCAAAACGCCAAATACGTCTACATTGAAGGCTACCTGTTCACCGGCGAAGACACCAAAGCGGCCGCTTACCGAGCCATGGACTTGGCCGTCAAGAACAACATCAAGATTGCCTTCACCGCGTCAGACCCCTTCTTGGTCAACATGATGCGTGAAGAGATCTGGGACATGATCCGAGGCCCAGTCGACCTGTTTTTCTGTAATGAAGAAGAAGCTCGCAGCCTGACCGGTTTGGAAGATCCAATCGCATGTGCCAACAAAATTCACGAGTCAGCCGAAAACGTGGCGATGACTCTTGGCGAAAAAGGCTCGATCCTGATGCACGGCGGTGAAGCCATTCCAATCGAAGGCGTCAGCGTGAAGGCGATCGACACAACCGGTGCCGGTGACATGTATGCCGGCGGGATTCTTTATGGGATCACCAACGGTTTAACTTGGCATCAATCCGGCCATCTCGCCTCGCACGCCGCCGCTCGCGTCGTCGGACAACTCGGCGCCAGACTGGCAAACAAGTTCACAACGGACGAAATGAAGCAGTTCACCACCGTCTGA
- a CDS encoding MotA/TolQ/ExbB proton channel family protein gives MLEWISSYSTLAIAIAAVVHVVAFAILSGWAKSDRRRIAQTLERFTDGLPHRSRMDFNTHLSDQIEAFLADISDVMAQPTQSPDRVTLAQRVKILDERRDYLQSLRFETAWNVARTMIEAYPLAGVLGTILAIGAALAADDQASVSVIVTRFGDAIWSTFAGLVAAIVLMFLGSLVEPAFARLSENRADVREMAAKVKRDLHTTEANTPAS, from the coding sequence ATGTTGGAATGGATCTCGTCTTATTCGACGCTCGCGATTGCGATCGCCGCGGTCGTTCACGTGGTTGCCTTCGCTATTTTGTCAGGGTGGGCAAAATCCGATCGACGACGGATCGCCCAAACGCTCGAGCGGTTCACCGACGGCCTGCCTCACCGCAGCCGAATGGATTTCAACACCCACCTCTCAGATCAAATTGAGGCCTTCTTAGCCGACATCAGCGACGTGATGGCGCAGCCCACTCAATCACCCGATCGGGTCACACTCGCACAACGGGTCAAGATTCTCGACGAGCGTCGCGACTACCTGCAATCCTTACGATTCGAAACGGCCTGGAACGTCGCCCGCACGATGATCGAAGCCTATCCCCTGGCCGGCGTCCTGGGCACGATCCTCGCTATCGGGGCCGCGCTCGCCGCCGATGACCAGGCGTCCGTTAGCGTCATCGTCACCCGATTCGGCGACGCCATCTGGAGCACATTCGCGGGACTTGTCGCAGCCATCGTGTTGATGTTCTTAGGCAGCCTAGTCGAACCCGCCTTCGCTCGGCTTTCGGAAAACCGAGCCGACGTACGCGAAATGGCAGCCAAAGTGAAACGGGATCTGCACACCACCGAAGCCAACACACCCGCATCATGA
- a CDS encoding Gfo/Idh/MocA family protein has product MLNPRKSKTASASQDTPLPEGPHQSASVEGSSLPRRSRREALQSAAGLVLSAGVFSSVSAAPSSSANDKLKILCVGTANRAAANIDGIESQDIVGLCDVDSNYLSRVSARFPSAKTYADYREMISQEADSADAIVIATADHHHAPASIRAINAGLHCYCEKPLTHTIEEARIIAAAAKKMGVATQMGTQIHAVNNYRRVVEIVQAGVIGDIKEVHVWVGKGWGGGELPEKADPVPESLDWDLWLGPAPKRPYAAGRYHPAQWRRWWDFGQGTLGDMGCHYMDLPFWALDLRHPISCEAEGPEVHPETCPLGLVVRYKFPARGEMPPVDLTWYDGKQTPKTVAGQRVPGSGVMFVGSEGSMFADYSKYKLFPKEKFADFEPPKETIPNSIGHHAEWIQACKEGTPTTCNFDYSGALTESVLLGNVAFRTGKQLDWDGENIQATNCPEADQYLRKEYRQGWEVTA; this is encoded by the coding sequence ATGCTGAATCCGCGCAAGTCCAAGACTGCATCTGCTTCTCAAGACACCCCCCTTCCAGAAGGCCCTCACCAGTCGGCCTCGGTTGAAGGTTCATCGCTTCCGCGTCGAAGCCGTCGCGAAGCCCTCCAAAGTGCCGCCGGTTTGGTTCTTTCCGCTGGCGTATTCAGCAGCGTCTCGGCCGCTCCGTCTTCGTCGGCCAACGACAAGCTGAAGATTCTCTGCGTCGGCACGGCCAATCGAGCCGCCGCCAACATTGACGGTATCGAGTCGCAAGACATCGTCGGGCTATGCGACGTTGATTCCAACTACCTTAGCCGGGTATCCGCACGTTTCCCCAGTGCCAAGACTTACGCCGACTATCGCGAGATGATCAGCCAGGAAGCGGACAGCGCCGATGCCATCGTGATCGCCACCGCAGACCACCATCACGCTCCAGCTTCCATTCGGGCCATCAACGCTGGCTTGCATTGTTATTGCGAAAAGCCGCTGACGCACACCATTGAAGAAGCTCGCATCATCGCCGCTGCCGCCAAGAAGATGGGCGTGGCAACTCAAATGGGAACGCAAATTCACGCGGTCAACAACTACCGCCGAGTCGTCGAAATCGTGCAAGCGGGCGTGATCGGTGACATCAAAGAAGTTCACGTCTGGGTCGGCAAAGGCTGGGGCGGCGGCGAGCTCCCTGAAAAGGCGGATCCAGTTCCGGAATCACTGGACTGGGATCTCTGGCTCGGCCCTGCTCCCAAACGGCCTTACGCGGCGGGACGCTACCACCCTGCCCAGTGGCGACGTTGGTGGGATTTCGGCCAAGGAACCTTGGGCGACATGGGATGTCACTACATGGACCTGCCTTTCTGGGCGTTGGATCTACGTCACCCGATTTCGTGCGAAGCGGAAGGTCCTGAAGTGCATCCGGAAACATGCCCGCTGGGCCTGGTTGTGCGTTACAAGTTCCCCGCCCGGGGCGAGATGCCACCGGTGGACCTCACTTGGTACGACGGCAAACAAACTCCCAAAACAGTCGCCGGCCAACGCGTCCCCGGCAGCGGTGTCATGTTCGTTGGTAGCGAAGGCAGCATGTTCGCTGACTATTCCAAATACAAACTGTTCCCCAAAGAAAAGTTTGCGGACTTCGAACCACCCAAAGAAACCATTCCGAACTCGATCGGCCACCACGCCGAATGGATTCAAGCTTGCAAGGAAGGCACGCCAACCACTTGCAACTTTGACTACTCCGGTGCCTTGACCGAATCCGTGCTCTTGGGCAACGTCGCCTTCCGCACCGGCAAGCAATTGGACTGGGATGGCGAAAATATCCAGGCCACCAATTGCCCCGAAGCCGATCAGTATCTCCGCAAAGAATATCGCCAAGGCTGGGAAGTGACCGCTTAA
- a CDS encoding leucine-rich repeat domain-containing protein: protein MRHSSWVLACFSACCLTLSLGCNSRVADPGSSNANNPEASTSGTKVEAAAKLTDPAETVAALEALSAKTRQDGNGLIIEVDLRGTEVGDQDLDSLHTLPRLRSLLLGGTEITDEGMKAAGKISTLENLDLRDCGITDDGLADLAGLSKLKALRLSGKSGACDVGDDGMQHVAKLSNLKVLAVDFLWVSEDGLSAITGLKNLQELYMAGTTIGDDAIDVMAAFPNLKKLRISGTGIGTDGLKALPKLTKLEELDLSECSQILDEAMPPLAELKSLRKLNVWRLNLSDKGIKPLQDLTNLQWLNLDNTRLSDAGMPYLKNLNQLTFLHLGSTLITDAGLDPLKGLTSLKDLKVTRTAVTAEGVESLQKSLPKTNIQLKYIAGQ from the coding sequence TTGCGACATTCATCTTGGGTTCTCGCTTGTTTCAGTGCCTGCTGCCTCACACTCTCGCTGGGTTGCAATTCCCGAGTTGCCGATCCTGGTAGTTCGAACGCCAACAATCCCGAAGCCAGCACTTCCGGTACAAAGGTAGAGGCCGCCGCGAAGCTGACCGATCCCGCTGAAACCGTCGCGGCTCTCGAGGCCCTGTCAGCCAAGACCCGGCAAGACGGTAACGGACTGATCATCGAAGTGGACCTGCGTGGTACCGAAGTAGGTGACCAGGATCTGGATTCGCTGCACACATTGCCGCGTTTGCGTTCACTGCTATTGGGCGGAACCGAAATCACCGACGAGGGCATGAAGGCAGCCGGAAAAATCTCAACACTTGAAAACCTCGACCTGCGTGATTGCGGGATCACCGATGATGGACTCGCTGATCTGGCAGGCCTATCGAAGCTGAAGGCCCTGCGTTTGTCCGGAAAAAGTGGGGCCTGTGATGTGGGCGACGACGGCATGCAGCATGTCGCCAAGCTATCCAACTTAAAAGTGCTTGCCGTTGATTTCCTCTGGGTCAGCGAGGACGGACTGTCGGCGATCACGGGTCTGAAGAATCTCCAAGAACTCTATATGGCTGGCACGACGATCGGTGATGATGCCATCGACGTGATGGCTGCTTTCCCCAATCTGAAAAAGCTAAGAATCTCGGGGACCGGTATCGGCACCGATGGACTGAAGGCGTTACCCAAGCTGACCAAACTTGAAGAGCTCGACTTAAGCGAATGCTCGCAAATTTTGGACGAAGCGATGCCACCCCTGGCCGAACTGAAATCACTGCGCAAGTTGAATGTTTGGCGTTTGAATCTTTCCGACAAAGGAATCAAGCCGCTTCAAGATCTCACAAACTTGCAGTGGCTTAACTTGGACAACACCCGGCTTTCCGACGCGGGAATGCCTTACCTCAAAAACCTAAACCAACTGACGTTCTTGCATCTTGGATCCACCTTGATCACCGACGCCGGCCTGGATCCTCTGAAAGGCTTGACGTCGCTGAAGGATCTGAAGGTCACACGCACCGCTGTCACGGCCGAGGGAGTCGAGTCACTTCAAAAGTCGCTGCCCAAAACCAACATTCAGCTGAAATACATCGCCGGGCAGTAG
- a CDS encoding aminotransferase class V-fold PLP-dependent enzyme → MSPMSDSNAGGSQRLYLDHASTSWPKREGVVEAMAAFMVDCGASPSRGQYKSARQAGTIVQQTRQRLAEVLNAEDSSCVSFQSGCTVALNVAIQGLVRSGEHVIASSVEHNSVLRPIFAATDLCDIVDCDSDGRMQVERIISRVCDSTRLIALTHASNVTGIVQPVRELSAAVLELNQQRPADRQIVVLCDAAQTFGYLPVDVGALGVQLLAAPAHKGCGGPSGIAFLYVHPTLHGTIRPLIQGGSGHDGLSETMPVEMPGCLEPGTMNIAAIAGWQAAIQDWGPGEKDAGQLFAGQLQQHAVRLHNGLASIDGIRVVGGVGALPIASIDFGPMLPPSDAAAILDHDFGIDVRAGFHCAARIHRLLGTQSSGTVRISCGHTTTAADIDRVVQAVAEIAASLNV, encoded by the coding sequence ATGAGTCCGATGTCTGATTCCAATGCTGGCGGATCTCAACGTTTGTATCTCGATCACGCTTCCACCAGTTGGCCGAAACGCGAAGGCGTGGTCGAAGCCATGGCTGCGTTCATGGTGGATTGCGGCGCGAGCCCGTCACGTGGTCAATACAAGTCGGCGAGACAAGCCGGAACAATCGTCCAGCAAACGCGACAACGACTTGCCGAAGTCCTGAACGCTGAAGATTCATCGTGCGTTTCGTTCCAGTCGGGTTGCACAGTGGCGTTGAACGTGGCGATTCAGGGACTCGTTCGATCGGGCGAACATGTCATCGCTTCCTCAGTGGAGCATAATTCGGTTCTGCGCCCGATCTTCGCTGCAACGGATCTTTGCGATATTGTCGACTGCGATTCAGACGGACGCATGCAGGTTGAGCGCATCATCAGTCGCGTTTGCGACTCGACGCGATTGATTGCCCTGACACATGCTTCAAATGTCACGGGGATTGTTCAACCGGTTCGTGAATTATCCGCGGCGGTCCTTGAGCTGAATCAACAGCGTCCGGCGGATCGTCAGATCGTTGTCTTGTGTGATGCGGCCCAAACATTTGGTTACTTGCCTGTCGATGTGGGCGCACTGGGCGTTCAGCTTTTAGCGGCGCCGGCCCACAAAGGTTGTGGTGGACCGTCCGGGATTGCCTTCTTGTACGTCCATCCGACGCTGCACGGTACGATACGTCCCTTGATTCAAGGAGGCAGCGGCCACGATGGGCTTTCGGAAACGATGCCGGTGGAGATGCCTGGTTGCTTAGAGCCGGGGACGATGAACATCGCTGCGATTGCCGGTTGGCAGGCGGCGATTCAAGATTGGGGACCGGGCGAGAAAGACGCCGGGCAATTATTCGCCGGGCAACTTCAACAGCACGCGGTGCGATTGCACAACGGTTTGGCGTCGATCGATGGAATTCGTGTTGTTGGCGGTGTCGGTGCACTTCCGATCGCGAGCATCGATTTTGGGCCGATGTTGCCGCCGTCGGATGCCGCCGCGATCCTCGATCACGACTTCGGCATCGACGTGCGTGCAGGGTTCCACTGCGCCGCACGAATCCACCGCTTGTTGGGAACCCAATCGAGCGGCACGGTCCGAATCAGTTGTGGGCACACCACCACGGCCGCAGACATCGATCGTGTCGTCCAAGCGGTTGCTGAGATCGCAGCATCGCTGAACGTGTGA